A genomic window from Micromonospora sp. WMMA1947 includes:
- a CDS encoding deoxyribonuclease IV, which yields MRIGAHVDPTDPLAEAAARQAEAVQFFLADPQGWKAPKPREDAERLRGADVDLYVHAPYVINVATLNNRIRIPSRKLLLAHATAAADVGAKGLIVHGGHVNAGHDVAVGFDNWRKTFAYAADSGGFPLPVLIENTAGGDNACARHLDALARLWDALGDHEVGFCLDTCHAYAGGEELLGLVDRVKAITGRIDLIHANNSKGAFNSGQDRHDNLTGGAIDPELLVAVIRAAGAPVIVETPGGVEGQAADIAFLRGQLGAAA from the coding sequence ATGCGAATCGGAGCCCACGTCGACCCGACCGACCCGCTGGCCGAGGCGGCCGCCCGGCAGGCCGAGGCGGTCCAGTTCTTCCTGGCCGACCCGCAGGGCTGGAAGGCCCCGAAGCCGCGCGAGGACGCCGAGCGCCTGCGCGGCGCCGACGTCGACCTCTACGTGCACGCGCCGTACGTGATCAATGTGGCCACGCTGAACAACCGGATCCGCATCCCCAGCCGCAAGCTGCTGCTCGCCCACGCCACCGCCGCGGCGGACGTCGGGGCCAAGGGCCTGATCGTGCACGGCGGCCACGTCAACGCCGGCCACGACGTCGCCGTCGGCTTCGACAACTGGCGCAAGACCTTCGCGTACGCGGCGGACTCCGGCGGCTTCCCGCTGCCGGTGCTGATCGAGAACACCGCCGGCGGTGACAACGCCTGTGCCCGGCACCTCGACGCGCTGGCCCGGCTCTGGGACGCGCTCGGCGACCACGAGGTCGGTTTCTGCCTGGACACCTGCCACGCGTACGCGGGCGGCGAGGAACTGCTGGGCCTGGTCGACCGCGTGAAGGCGATCACCGGCCGGATCGACCTGATCCACGCGAACAACTCCAAGGGCGCGTTCAACTCCGGCCAGGACCGGCACGACAACCTCACCGGCGGCGCCATCGACCCGGAGCTTCTGGTGGCGGTGATCCGCGCGGCCGGCGCACCGGTGATCGTGGAGACCCCCGGCGGCGTCGAGGGTCAGGCCGCCGACATCGCGTTCCTGCGCGGGCAGCTGGGCGCGGCGGCGTGA
- the rpsR gene encoding 30S ribosomal protein S18 — MAKAAALRKPKKKVNPLDKDGITYIDYKDTALLRKFISDRGKIRARRVTGVTSQQQRQIARAVKNAREMALLPYTATTR, encoded by the coding sequence ATGGCTAAGGCTGCGGCCCTTCGCAAGCCGAAGAAGAAGGTGAACCCGCTCGACAAGGACGGGATCACCTACATCGATTACAAGGACACCGCGCTGCTGCGCAAGTTCATCTCCGACCGCGGCAAGATCCGCGCTCGGCGGGTGACCGGCGTCACCTCGCAGCAGCAGCGGCAGATCGCCCGTGCGGTCAAGAACGCCCGCGAGATGGCGCTCCTGCCGTACACGGCCACGACCCGCTGA
- a CDS encoding glycosyltransferase 87 family protein, whose translation MSTQSPAGIDEPGASEAAPRSAETIDHPSRSDWFVRGASGLIGGPLGDHAAALDRPAGRESRFWTAGRIVLALVCLTLALHWVQKSPCQDGAWQNNIQYTRMCYTDVLALYYAEGLNEGKVPYADHPVEYPVLTGYFMGALGLPVHALGSDNPAINQGQWFYNLNALVLGALAVATVAVILSLRRRRPWDAALFALSPALVLTATVNWDLLAIGLAAFGLLAWARARPDRYALLLPGVAGVLIGLGGAAKMWPLFLLGPILVLALRAGKMLAGLVATATALVTLVAVNLPVAIPYRENWERFFDLNTTRPIDWGTLWYIGRYLDGRISPSAPGELGPFEWLNANIPTLNWLSYLLFGLACLGVAGLALLAPRRPRLAQLAFLVVAAFLIFSKVWSQQFVLWLLPLAVLARPRWGAFLAWQVAEVGYFAAFYGELLGTAMSRPVFPEGVFVLASSLRLITVVVLCGFVIRDIVRPELDVIRHTYADDPDGGVLDGAPDAPWHQRWRARAAERPAEPVPV comes from the coding sequence ATGAGCACCCAGTCGCCCGCAGGCATCGATGAGCCCGGCGCGTCCGAGGCGGCGCCGCGATCGGCAGAGACGATCGACCATCCGTCCCGCTCGGACTGGTTCGTCCGCGGCGCCTCCGGACTGATCGGCGGTCCGCTCGGCGACCACGCCGCAGCCCTGGACCGGCCCGCCGGCCGGGAGAGCCGGTTCTGGACCGCCGGCCGGATCGTGCTGGCGCTGGTGTGCCTGACGCTGGCCCTGCACTGGGTGCAGAAGTCGCCCTGCCAGGACGGCGCCTGGCAGAACAACATCCAGTACACCCGGATGTGCTACACCGACGTGCTGGCGCTCTACTACGCCGAAGGGCTCAACGAGGGCAAGGTCCCCTACGCCGACCACCCGGTGGAGTACCCGGTGCTGACCGGCTACTTCATGGGCGCCCTCGGCCTCCCGGTGCACGCCCTCGGCTCCGACAACCCCGCCATCAACCAGGGCCAGTGGTTCTACAACCTGAACGCGCTGGTGCTCGGCGCGCTCGCCGTCGCCACCGTCGCGGTGATCCTCAGCCTGCGCCGACGACGACCGTGGGACGCCGCGTTGTTCGCGCTCTCCCCGGCTCTGGTGCTCACCGCCACCGTCAACTGGGACCTGCTCGCCATCGGCCTGGCCGCGTTCGGCCTGCTGGCCTGGGCACGCGCCCGGCCCGACCGGTACGCGCTGCTGCTGCCCGGAGTAGCAGGAGTCCTCATCGGACTGGGCGGGGCGGCCAAGATGTGGCCGCTGTTCCTCCTCGGGCCGATCCTGGTCCTCGCGTTGCGCGCCGGCAAGATGCTGGCCGGGCTGGTCGCCACGGCGACCGCGCTGGTGACCCTCGTGGCGGTGAACCTGCCGGTGGCGATCCCGTACCGGGAGAACTGGGAACGCTTCTTCGACCTGAACACCACGCGCCCCATCGACTGGGGCACGCTCTGGTACATCGGCCGCTACCTGGACGGCCGGATCAGCCCGTCCGCACCCGGCGAACTCGGGCCCTTCGAGTGGCTGAACGCGAACATCCCCACCCTCAACTGGCTGTCGTACCTGCTGTTCGGGCTGGCCTGCCTCGGCGTGGCCGGGCTGGCCCTGCTCGCGCCGCGCCGGCCCCGGCTGGCCCAGCTCGCCTTCCTTGTGGTCGCCGCGTTCCTCATCTTCAGCAAGGTGTGGTCCCAGCAGTTCGTGCTCTGGCTGCTGCCGCTCGCGGTGCTCGCCCGGCCGCGCTGGGGCGCGTTCCTCGCCTGGCAGGTCGCCGAGGTCGGCTACTTCGCCGCCTTCTACGGCGAACTGCTCGGCACTGCCATGTCCCGGCCGGTCTTCCCCGAGGGCGTCTTCGTGCTGGCGTCGAGCCTGCGCCTGATCACCGTGGTGGTGCTCTGCGGGTTCGTCATCCGGGACATCGTGCGGCCCGAACTGGACGTGATCCGGCACACCTACGCCGACGACCCGGACGGCGGGGTGCTCGACGGCGCACCCGACGCGCCCTGGCATCAGCGCTGGCGGGCACGAGCCGCCGAACGGCCCGCCGAACCCGTTCCGGTGTGA
- a CDS encoding DUF5318 domain-containing protein, whose protein sequence is MRTQRQVVDYSLQKRAVLRELLAGRIGTYDVCDASPYLKNAARFHGEPTDHRCPICRSENLIHVHYIYGDELKQSAGQARTRAELPVLAMTLREFQVFVVEVCPGCDWNHLVEQFLLGRDGLAGEAEGADESVAANGSTPRRRREAQR, encoded by the coding sequence ATGCGTACGCAGCGCCAGGTCGTCGACTACTCGCTTCAGAAGCGGGCTGTGCTGCGTGAACTGCTCGCCGGGCGGATCGGCACGTACGACGTCTGCGACGCCTCGCCGTACCTGAAGAACGCTGCTCGTTTCCACGGCGAGCCGACCGACCACCGCTGCCCGATCTGCCGCAGCGAGAACCTGATCCACGTCCACTACATTTACGGTGACGAACTCAAGCAGTCGGCCGGCCAGGCGCGTACCCGGGCCGAGTTGCCCGTCCTGGCCATGACGCTGCGTGAGTTCCAGGTGTTCGTGGTGGAGGTCTGCCCCGGCTGCGACTGGAACCATCTCGTCGAGCAGTTCCTGCTCGGCCGGGACGGCCTCGCGGGCGAGGCGGAGGGCGCGGACGAATCGGTCGCGGCCAACGGCTCCACCCCTCGGCGAAGGCGAGAGGCGCAACGGTGA
- the dnaB gene encoding replicative DNA helicase has translation MSVTDETRAERTGGSSPEPPPRDAPFEKTPPQDVAAEQCVLGGMLLSKDAIADVVEILKTNDFYRPVHATIFDAILDIYGRGEPADPITVAAALADSGDLARIGGAPYLHTLIASVPTAANAAYYARIVGERAVLRRLVEAGTRIVQLGYGTGQGGSRDVDDVVDLAQQAVYEVTEKRVSEDFAVLADMLQPTLDEIEAVGAQGGVMTGVPTGFTDLDRLLNGLHAGQLIIVAGRPGLGKALALDTPLPTPQGWTTMGEVRVGEQLLAADGTPTTITNVFDVMDDRPCYEVEFSDGSVIVADAEHLWKTTTRASRRPPEARRRHHWAEPALAKVRAAEAAASAAPHRLVTLAETLEQVGPEFRNVLHTVAQTVGSNGRVARPVTRAGKTRNWTAPGYPVGALISGLRARAERPVNAGSRAEHDGIVTTAQIAATLRTSTADRRLNHAVRNCAPLRLPERDLAVPPYTLGVWLGDGHTGASRFTTADAEMVDLVTRDGFLVRPSGPMVYSVHLPTPARAVDRTCVDCGGSTRALRENPGTRRCAECHERNGSFLALLRHLGVAYDKHIPQDYLRASENQRRALLAGLMDTDGTVAPTGNLQYTSTSRRLIDGVRELVVSLGYRCTMTERKVRGRTEESSVAYTLNFSTPDTVFRLDRKRTAHAARRRTSSDVRSHSRFIVDVRPVPSVPVRCVTVDNPDHLYLAGRSMIPTHNSTASMDFARNAAIRANQAAAIFSLEMSKVEIVMRLLSAEARVPLHVLRSGQLSDDDWTKLARCMGEISEAPLFVDDTPSMNLMEIRAKARRLKQRHDLKLIVVDYLQLMTSPKRTESRQQEVADLSRGLKLLAKEVECPVIAVSQLNRGPEQRTDKRPQLSDLRESGSIEQDADVVILLHRDDYYDKESPRAGEADFIVAKHRNGPTDTVTVAAQLHLSRFVDMAIV, from the coding sequence GTGTCGGTCACCGACGAGACGCGTGCGGAACGGACCGGGGGATCCTCACCCGAGCCGCCGCCGCGCGATGCGCCCTTCGAGAAGACACCACCTCAGGACGTCGCCGCCGAGCAGTGCGTGCTCGGCGGCATGCTGCTCTCCAAGGACGCCATCGCGGACGTCGTGGAGATCCTGAAGACGAACGACTTCTACCGGCCGGTCCACGCCACCATCTTCGACGCGATCCTGGACATCTACGGGCGCGGCGAGCCCGCCGACCCGATCACCGTGGCCGCCGCGCTCGCCGACTCCGGCGATCTGGCCCGCATCGGTGGCGCCCCCTACCTGCACACGCTGATCGCCAGCGTGCCCACCGCCGCGAACGCCGCGTACTACGCCCGAATCGTCGGCGAGCGGGCCGTGCTCCGCCGGCTGGTCGAGGCCGGTACCCGGATCGTGCAGCTCGGCTACGGCACCGGCCAGGGCGGCAGCCGCGACGTTGACGACGTCGTCGACCTCGCCCAGCAGGCCGTCTACGAGGTCACCGAGAAGCGCGTCAGCGAGGACTTCGCCGTCCTGGCCGACATGCTCCAGCCGACGCTCGACGAGATCGAGGCGGTCGGCGCCCAGGGCGGGGTGATGACCGGCGTGCCGACCGGGTTCACCGACCTCGACCGCCTGCTCAACGGCCTGCACGCCGGCCAGCTCATCATCGTGGCCGGCCGGCCCGGTCTCGGCAAGGCGCTCGCACTCGACACCCCGCTGCCCACCCCACAGGGCTGGACCACCATGGGTGAGGTGCGCGTCGGCGAGCAGCTCCTCGCCGCGGACGGCACTCCGACGACGATCACCAACGTCTTCGACGTGATGGACGACCGCCCCTGCTACGAGGTCGAGTTCTCCGACGGAAGCGTCATCGTGGCGGACGCCGAGCACCTGTGGAAGACCACCACCCGGGCCAGCCGACGCCCGCCGGAGGCACGCCGGCGGCACCACTGGGCCGAGCCGGCGTTGGCGAAGGTGCGGGCGGCCGAGGCGGCCGCGTCCGCCGCACCGCACCGCCTGGTCACTCTCGCGGAAACCCTGGAACAGGTCGGCCCGGAATTCCGGAACGTGCTTCACACGGTGGCGCAGACGGTGGGTTCCAACGGCCGGGTCGCCCGACCGGTGACCCGGGCCGGCAAGACACGCAACTGGACGGCTCCGGGCTACCCGGTGGGCGCGTTGATCTCCGGCCTCCGTGCACGCGCGGAACGACCGGTGAACGCCGGCAGTCGCGCCGAGCACGACGGGATCGTCACGACGGCGCAGATCGCGGCCACGCTCCGCACCTCGACGGCCGACCGCCGTCTCAACCACGCCGTGCGAAACTGCGCGCCGCTCCGACTTCCGGAACGCGACCTGGCCGTCCCGCCGTACACCCTCGGGGTGTGGCTCGGCGACGGGCACACCGGGGCCAGCCGCTTCACCACCGCGGACGCCGAAATGGTCGACCTCGTGACCCGGGACGGCTTCCTGGTGCGCCCGAGCGGTCCCATGGTCTACAGCGTGCATCTGCCCACGCCGGCCAGGGCGGTGGACCGCACCTGCGTCGACTGCGGCGGCTCCACTCGTGCCCTGCGGGAGAACCCCGGAACCCGCCGCTGCGCCGAGTGTCACGAGCGCAACGGCTCCTTCCTGGCCCTGCTCCGCCACCTCGGGGTGGCTTACGACAAGCACATTCCGCAGGACTACCTGCGCGCCTCCGAGAACCAGCGCCGGGCGTTGCTCGCCGGTCTCATGGACACCGACGGCACGGTGGCGCCGACCGGGAACCTTCAGTACACGTCCACCTCGCGGCGCTTGATCGACGGCGTGCGGGAACTCGTCGTGAGCCTGGGCTACCGGTGCACCATGACCGAGCGCAAGGTGCGTGGCCGTACCGAGGAGTCGTCGGTCGCGTACACGCTGAACTTCTCCACGCCGGACACGGTCTTCCGGCTGGATCGGAAGCGGACCGCCCACGCGGCCCGACGCCGGACGTCCTCGGACGTCCGCTCCCACTCCCGCTTCATCGTGGACGTCCGTCCGGTGCCGAGCGTTCCGGTGCGCTGCGTGACCGTCGACAATCCCGACCATCTGTATCTGGCGGGCCGCTCGATGATCCCGACGCACAACAGCACGGCGAGCATGGACTTCGCCCGCAACGCGGCTATTCGCGCCAACCAGGCGGCAGCGATCTTCTCGCTGGAAATGAGCAAGGTCGAGATCGTCATGCGGCTCCTCTCGGCCGAGGCACGCGTACCGCTGCACGTGCTGCGGAGCGGGCAGCTCTCCGACGACGACTGGACCAAGCTCGCCCGCTGCATGGGCGAGATCAGCGAGGCACCCCTCTTCGTCGACGACACGCCGAGCATGAACCTCATGGAGATCCGGGCGAAGGCGCGACGGCTCAAGCAGAGGCACGACCTGAAGCTGATCGTCGTCGACTATCTCCAGCTGATGACCTCGCCCAAGCGCACCGAGAGCCGGCAGCAGGAGGTCGCGGACCTGTCCCGTGGCCTGAAGCTGCTCGCCAAGGAGGTCGAGTGCCCGGTGATCGCGGTGAGTCAGCTGAACCGTGGTCCCGAGCAGCGAACCGACAAGCGGCCACAATTGTCCGACTTGCGGGAATCTGGTTCGATTGAGCAGGATGCGGACGTAGTCATCCTGTTGCACCGCGACGACTACTACGACAAGGAGTCGCCGCGAGCGGGCGAGGCGGACTTCATAGTCGCCAAGCACCGGAATGGGCCGACGGACACGGTGACTGTCGCGGCCCAGCTGCACCTGTCGCGCTTCGTGGACATGGCGATCGTCTGA
- the rplI gene encoding 50S ribosomal protein L9, with protein sequence MKIILTQEVSGLGSPGDIVEVKDGFGRNYLLPQGFAIAWTKGAEKQVTVIKRARSAREIRDLGHATEVKTQVEGLKVNLKARAGDGGRLFGSVTPAEIVDAVKAAGGPTLDRRRLELPGHIKALGSYPVSIRLHPEVTAKFDLNVVKG encoded by the coding sequence ATGAAGATCATCCTGACTCAGGAGGTGTCCGGCCTCGGCTCTCCGGGCGACATCGTCGAGGTGAAGGACGGCTTCGGCCGTAACTACCTGCTGCCGCAGGGCTTCGCGATCGCCTGGACCAAGGGCGCGGAGAAGCAGGTCACGGTCATCAAGCGGGCCCGCTCGGCCCGCGAGATCCGCGACCTGGGCCACGCCACCGAGGTCAAGACCCAGGTCGAGGGTCTGAAGGTCAACCTGAAGGCCCGCGCCGGCGACGGCGGGCGGCTCTTCGGCTCGGTCACCCCGGCCGAGATCGTCGACGCCGTCAAGGCCGCCGGCGGCCCGACCCTGGACCGCCGCCGGCTGGAGCTGCCCGGCCACATCAAGGCGCTCGGCTCCTACCCGGTCAGCATCCGGCTGCACCCCGAGGTGACCGCCAAGTTCGACCTGAACGTGGTCAAGGGCTGA
- a CDS encoding transglycosylase domain-containing protein → MNYGDPSSSRGRAQIPGPNGDPGSEGSRGRNGWSGAADGGASARASATPYGAGGRASVSGAAPAPRGAAGSASVGRAGAGGRASVPVSPAPGASGRAGAGRASVPVSPAAPAGRASVGAASVGAASVGGRASVGGRASVGAAAVGGRARVPGASGGGPGGPGGPTGPGRRGRGEDPARAKKRRRINMLIAGFAVFIMLAGIGVVSFTWYSTKVVLPEDTIPPLSTTIYDSTGKTAVARIGDQNRQLVTIDQIPEHVQHAVAAAEDRNFYEHSGVDYKGIARAAWNNLTGGDKQGASTITQQYARNAFENLNQDTYGRKVKEAILASKLNDTYDKRVIMQHYLNIIYFGRGAYGIQAAAQTYFKKNVKDLNVAEAAVLAALIKQPEPSATHQGYDPAINPTAALDRWNYVINGMITEKWLDAPNKPNHPTEYPKNIQKPSKNSGGGFGIDTPYGNIVNYVSQELREMKLCTDNEAEATEKKPLCAKALSRGGYKITTTINRKMQEAALDAAQRARKGSELAGQPPNLMAAVVAIDPKTGRVLAYYGGDNGTGTDYAGKNVDNGVVSGGHSPGSSFKIYTLAAALKEGISLKSRWKGSAFTPKGTKFKVSNAGADRVTCGDSCTLEQSTLKSLNVPFYYITEQIGPDKVLDMAKRAGVTTMWQTDTNPAKAHDLTKADPKDLAPSPFFHVIGYGQYPITVLDHANGVATFANQGMYHKAHFVLKVQKQNPDTGQWDTLGGEKLKGEQRIDKEVAADVTSVLKQYPGQINKRLEEGRQVAEKTGTWELGDKTTRNGDAWMIGYTPQLATAVWVGNVKDRKAIKYKDGRDISGARMPGDIFQRFMNDALKGKDKEEFPPAANIGKDDTGNGEAPPPTNEPGQPGGPNCDPLGLFCPGGTPGGGTPGGGGDQGGTNPGGGGLPGGGGRPGGGGGGGGLLPSTPPTRQN, encoded by the coding sequence ATGAACTACGGCGATCCCAGTTCTTCGCGTGGGCGGGCCCAGATCCCGGGCCCGAACGGCGACCCCGGTTCCGAAGGGAGCCGGGGAAGGAACGGTTGGTCCGGCGCGGCGGACGGCGGCGCCTCGGCGCGCGCCTCCGCGACACCGTACGGCGCGGGTGGCCGGGCCTCGGTCAGTGGCGCCGCTCCGGCGCCGCGCGGAGCGGCAGGCTCGGCCTCGGTCGGCCGGGCCGGCGCAGGCGGACGCGCCTCGGTGCCCGTCTCGCCGGCGCCCGGCGCCTCCGGGCGCGCCGGCGCCGGCCGGGCGTCGGTGCCGGTCTCCCCGGCCGCTCCGGCCGGGCGGGCCTCGGTGGGCGCGGCGAGCGTGGGCGCGGCAAGCGTCGGCGGGCGGGCGAGCGTGGGCGGACGTGCGAGCGTCGGCGCGGCGGCCGTGGGTGGCCGCGCCCGGGTGCCCGGCGCCTCCGGCGGCGGTCCCGGTGGTCCCGGCGGTCCGACCGGCCCGGGCCGGCGTGGCCGCGGCGAGGACCCGGCGCGGGCAAAGAAGCGCCGCCGGATCAACATGCTGATCGCCGGCTTCGCCGTGTTCATCATGCTCGCCGGCATCGGTGTGGTGAGCTTCACCTGGTACTCCACCAAGGTGGTGCTCCCGGAGGACACCATCCCGCCGCTGTCCACCACCATCTACGACTCGACCGGCAAGACCGCCGTCGCCCGGATCGGCGACCAGAACCGCCAGCTGGTCACCATCGACCAGATCCCGGAGCACGTCCAGCACGCGGTCGCCGCGGCGGAGGACCGGAACTTCTACGAGCACTCCGGTGTGGACTACAAGGGCATCGCCCGGGCCGCGTGGAACAACCTCACCGGCGGCGACAAGCAGGGTGCCTCGACCATCACCCAGCAGTACGCGCGCAACGCGTTCGAGAACCTGAACCAGGACACGTACGGCCGCAAGGTCAAGGAGGCGATCCTCGCCTCCAAGCTGAACGACACGTACGACAAGCGCGTGATCATGCAGCACTACCTGAACATCATCTACTTCGGCCGGGGCGCGTACGGTATCCAGGCGGCGGCGCAGACGTACTTCAAGAAGAACGTCAAGGACCTGAACGTGGCGGAGGCCGCGGTGCTCGCCGCGCTGATCAAGCAGCCGGAGCCGAGCGCCACCCACCAGGGCTACGACCCGGCGATCAACCCGACCGCCGCGCTGGACCGGTGGAACTACGTGATCAACGGCATGATCACGGAGAAGTGGCTCGATGCGCCGAACAAGCCGAACCACCCCACCGAGTACCCGAAGAACATCCAGAAGCCGTCGAAGAACAGCGGTGGCGGCTTCGGCATCGACACCCCGTACGGCAACATCGTCAACTACGTCTCGCAGGAACTGCGCGAGATGAAGCTCTGCACCGACAACGAGGCCGAGGCGACCGAGAAGAAGCCGCTGTGCGCCAAGGCGCTGAGCCGGGGTGGTTACAAGATCACCACCACGATCAACCGGAAGATGCAGGAGGCGGCGCTCGACGCGGCCCAGCGGGCCCGGAAGGGCTCCGAACTCGCCGGCCAGCCGCCGAACCTGATGGCCGCCGTGGTGGCCATCGACCCGAAGACCGGCCGGGTGCTCGCCTACTACGGCGGCGACAACGGCACCGGCACCGACTACGCCGGGAAGAACGTCGACAACGGCGTGGTCAGCGGCGGGCACTCGCCGGGTTCGAGCTTCAAGATCTACACGCTCGCGGCGGCGCTGAAGGAAGGCATCTCGCTGAAGTCCCGGTGGAAGGGCTCGGCGTTCACGCCGAAGGGCACCAAGTTCAAGGTCAGCAACGCCGGCGCGGACCGGGTCACCTGCGGTGACTCCTGCACGCTCGAACAGTCGACGCTGAAGTCGCTGAACGTGCCGTTCTACTACATCACCGAGCAGATCGGCCCGGACAAGGTGCTCGACATGGCCAAGCGGGCCGGTGTGACCACCATGTGGCAGACCGACACCAACCCGGCCAAGGCGCACGACCTGACCAAGGCCGACCCGAAGGACCTCGCGCCGTCGCCGTTCTTCCACGTCATCGGCTACGGCCAGTACCCGATCACCGTGCTCGACCACGCCAACGGCGTCGCCACCTTCGCCAACCAGGGCATGTACCACAAGGCGCACTTCGTGCTGAAGGTGCAGAAGCAGAATCCGGACACCGGCCAGTGGGACACGCTCGGCGGGGAGAAGCTCAAGGGGGAGCAGCGGATCGACAAGGAGGTCGCCGCCGACGTCACCTCAGTGCTGAAGCAGTACCCGGGCCAGATCAACAAGCGCCTCGAGGAGGGCCGGCAGGTCGCCGAGAAGACCGGTACCTGGGAACTCGGCGACAAGACCACCCGCAACGGTGACGCCTGGATGATCGGCTACACGCCGCAACTCGCCACCGCGGTCTGGGTCGGCAACGTCAAGGACCGCAAGGCGATCAAATACAAGGACGGCCGGGACATCAGTGGCGCCCGGATGCCGGGTGACATCTTCCAGCGCTTCATGAACGACGCGCTCAAGGGCAAGGACAAGGAAGAGTTCCCGCCCGCGGCGAACATCGGCAAGGACGACACCGGCAACGGCGAGGCGCCCCCGCCGACGAACGAGCCCGGCCAGCCCGGCGGCCCGAACTGCGACCCGCTCGGCCTGTTCTGCCCCGGCGGCACGCCCGGCGGCGGCACCCCGGGTGGTGGCGGCGACCAGGGTGGCACCAACCCCGGTGGAGGCGGGCTCCCCGGCGGTGGTGGACGGCCCGGTGGCGGCGGTGGCGGCGGTGGGTTGCTACCGAGCACACCACCGACACGACAGAACTGA
- the rpsF gene encoding 30S ribosomal protein S6: MRHYEVMVILDPSLEERTVAPSLDTYLNVIRTAGGSVEKTDVWGRRRLAYEINKKAEGIYAVIDLQATPEAVGELDRQLRLNESVLRTKVIRPEMR; this comes from the coding sequence TTGCGTCATTATGAAGTCATGGTGATCCTCGATCCCAGCCTCGAGGAGCGCACCGTCGCCCCGTCGCTCGACACGTACCTGAACGTGATCCGGACCGCGGGTGGCTCGGTGGAGAAGACCGACGTGTGGGGCCGCCGGCGCCTCGCGTACGAGATCAACAAGAAGGCCGAGGGCATCTACGCCGTCATCGACCTCCAGGCGACGCCGGAGGCCGTTGGCGAGCTGGACCGTCAGCTCCGACTCAACGAGTCGGTGCTGCGCACCAAGGTCATCCGCCCGGAGATGCGCTGA
- a CDS encoding maleylpyruvate isomerase N-terminal domain-containing protein — protein sequence MSPIRQHEALAQAYDGITAVVAPLDDAGLQRPTRCRGWVVADLLFHVLCDAQRALVALASPAPGPADVDDVSYWRAFTPDDDDAGARHAWWARRSAAAFDRPTSVVRLWADTAPAAVRAATAADPDGYVTTQGHVLRVPHLLATLTTEAVIHHLDLVVDLPDAPRPAADPTRVAVTTMDGLLSDDAVRPAGWDDHDYLLKAAGRVPLTDRDRLELGEAAGWFPLLG from the coding sequence ATGAGCCCGATCCGGCAGCACGAGGCGCTGGCCCAGGCGTACGACGGCATCACCGCAGTGGTCGCACCGCTGGACGACGCCGGCCTGCAACGGCCCACCCGATGCCGTGGCTGGGTCGTCGCCGACCTGCTCTTCCACGTGCTCTGCGACGCCCAGCGCGCGCTCGTCGCCCTGGCCAGCCCCGCGCCCGGACCGGCCGACGTGGACGACGTCAGCTACTGGCGCGCCTTCACCCCCGACGACGACGACGCGGGCGCCCGGCACGCCTGGTGGGCACGCCGCTCCGCCGCCGCCTTCGACCGGCCGACGAGCGTGGTCCGCCTCTGGGCCGACACCGCACCCGCCGCCGTCCGCGCGGCCACCGCCGCGGACCCCGACGGGTACGTGACCACGCAGGGGCATGTGCTGCGCGTACCTCATCTGCTCGCCACCCTGACCACCGAGGCGGTCATCCATCACCTGGACCTGGTGGTGGACCTGCCGGACGCGCCGCGGCCGGCGGCGGACCCGACGCGGGTCGCGGTGACCACGATGGACGGCCTGCTCAGCGACGACGCGGTACGGCCGGCCGGTTGGGACGACCACGACTACCTGCTGAAGGCCGCCGGGCGGGTGCCGCTCACCGACCGGGACCGGCTGGAGCTGGGCGAGGCCGCCGGCTGGTTCCCGCTGCTCGGCTGA
- a CDS encoding single-stranded DNA-binding protein yields MREEMVMAGDTTITVIGNLTDDPELRFTPSGAAVAKFRVASTPRFMDKASGEWKDGEPLFLSCTVWRQAAENVAESLQRGARVIVSGRLRQRSYETREGEKRTVIELEVDEIGPSLRYATAKVQKMSRSGGGGGGFGGGGGQGGGGGNFDDPWASAAPAPSRGGSGGNFDEEPPF; encoded by the coding sequence GTGCGCGAGGAGATGGTCATGGCAGGAGACACCACCATCACGGTCATCGGCAACCTGACCGATGACCCCGAGTTGCGATTCACCCCCTCCGGTGCGGCGGTCGCCAAGTTCCGGGTCGCTTCGACGCCCCGCTTCATGGACAAGGCCTCCGGCGAGTGGAAGGACGGCGAGCCGCTGTTCCTCTCGTGCACGGTCTGGCGCCAGGCCGCCGAGAACGTCGCCGAGTCGCTGCAGCGCGGCGCTCGCGTGATCGTGTCCGGCCGGCTGCGCCAGCGGTCGTACGAGACCCGCGAGGGTGAGAAGCGCACCGTCATCGAGCTGGAGGTCGACGAGATCGGCCCGTCGCTGCGCTACGCCACGGCGAAGGTGCAGAAGATGTCCCGCTCCGGTGGCGGTGGCGGCGGCTTCGGTGGTGGTGGCGGCCAGGGCGGCGGCGGAGGCAACTTCGACGACCCCTGGGCCTCTGCTGCCCCCGCCCCCTCCCGCGGTGGTTCGGGCGGCAACTTCGACGAGGAGCCTCCGTTCTAA